In Lycium ferocissimum isolate CSIRO_LF1 chromosome 3, AGI_CSIRO_Lferr_CH_V1, whole genome shotgun sequence, the genomic window AGCATACCATGTTTGCACTTTGAGTAGCAAAATGAAAATATCCTATTGTTGTATCACTACTTTTATTTCTGTGGAAGAAGTTAGTTTTTGTGCATTACAAGTAAATAGGCAAGTCATGGTCTTCCCAGGATATGGTGAAACTGGGGTAAATTTCATAAATGGTAATATAGCTATTTTTGCACTAAAGTTATACAATTTTGTTTTGTCACTTAAGAGTTGCAACACTACAACCTACAACCTTGGTAACCAAATGACCATAATAACTGGAAAATGTTAACTTTCGTGGCCTTTTTCAGTTGAGTGACTACAAGTTTCTGCAAAcgaaaattaattttccatttttgcctCTCTCTATCAGGAAATACCCCTGATATCAGGTCACCTCGCCAAAAATGCACATCCCAATCAATGTTCAGAATTTCACCATAAAAAGGCATGCCCAAAGGTTTATTTTACATAGCtccactaaaaaaataaaaataaaaacataccTTCACTTTCTTTTCAACTTTCACATCAAAATAAAATGGCCAAACTATTGTTCCCTTCATCATCTCTGATTTTTCTCATTATGTGTTACAAAGCTAGCCACAAGCCAATCCCCTTCAGTGTCAAACTTTTGTCATAATAGACCAATCAAAGACCCAAAGTTTTGCATAAAGGTTCTTGAATCAGATCCTCATTCTAAGACAGCAAAAAATGCTCATGCTCATGATCTTGAAGGATCAACAATTGATTTGGGATCAAATTATGCCCACTCTTGCTAAGTGAAAAAGATCCAAATATTAGAGCTCCTTTGGGCTCTTGTGCTTCAGCATATAATTTACtaaatttggatttttgtaGCATTAGAGTAGCTTTTCAATCTGGAAGATATATAGGTCAACAAGGAGCAGATGCTAGGCTTGCTGTTTCAAAGTGTAACATAGCCAGATAGCCTTTAATGAGAAGAAATAGACAAGTCCTCTTGCagttgaaaataataatttgtttaATTTCATTCAGATTATCCTTACTAATGCTATTTCTATGTAACCTTTTTTATTACGtgaatatgatattatgattgagaagtttttgcttttatatatttcGGAGTTTAAAGCGGGGAATTTCACTAGAAATGTCCCATATGTCAAAtgattcataaataatatttatgatggtatttaaaggaaaaaaatttatcCATTCAAGCTATTAAACCAGCACAATATAGAAAAGAGTACCGAGGGTTAAAGCATAATGGAAATAGTAATGAGagttcttttcatttatttccccATGTTCAGTATTCACTTTGGAGTTTCAACTAATTTATGTTCAAACCCGTATAAGGCCCTGTTAAAGCTAGTTAATGATTGAAGCAAGCTAAAttggtgtgaatgagaaatggagggaaaaaatggtggaaggaaaatgaagtttaaagcaaagttcctttgaaaaggagttttgtaCCACATTGGTGGTAGAAAGAGAAAGTTATGTGCTTATATTAGAAAACACTTCTTTTAGCTCTTAAAGGGTTGATAAGAGGAAGTCCTCTCGCGCTATCGTCGTTGCTTGGCTTCGgattttgaaaatattaattaaattttgcggaataaaaataaaaactccaacattcttatttttttggaaaaggcAAGGCCTTTCCGAACAGTCACCAACCTGTTCTGAACAAGTATATTCGCGGCTATATAAACTGAAATTGCCATTTTCGCGGCTATATAAACTGAAATTGCCTTATTTTTCCAATACCCAAAATCAAAACTAAGtctctgattgattgataatctttttagaccaaatttatttaaattcaattttcattttctgatattattttttttattcccgccgaaaatattaattaaattcgcggaataaaaataaaaactccaATGTTCTTATATTTTCGAAAAAGGCAAGGCCTTTCCGAACAGTCACCAACCTGTTCTGAACAGGTATATTCGCGGCTATATAAACTGAAATTGCCTCATTTTTCCAATactgaaaatttcaaaatcttttgtaTTCTTGCATTCTGCATATTTCTCCAAAATCAAAACTGAGTCAGTGTGTGATTTGTTACCGTTCTTGAGTTCGACAAAGTCATTGGCGTTTGAGGTACCGCTACTCCTACGACAGGTATATCTGTTTTATCCTAGGAGGAAGTAATCCATAACCTCGGGTACAGTGAGgagattaaattccttaaggacacacagtgAATTCTGTGGTCTcggatattttttttgtttctgcGTATTTTCCAGTTTACACAATTTCTGTTTTTTCTGTTTCAGTTTTTGCTTTTCTGTTTCTGTTTTTCTGAAGTTTCTACGCGGAGTTTAATAACAGGCCCGAGGAAGCGctctctaattttttccttcaTGAGGGCTCAAGTCAGGGATCTCTGGTTAAGGGTGAAGAAATCCTATCCATCCCAACATAATCCTTGGTAGTGGAGTAATGGAAGTCTTGATTACTATGAAAGAAAATTAGTGAGTAAAAATGGCCATCCACATAACTTTCATGACACTAAATTGTTCTCTGATTTTTGTAAGCAAGTGCATACCAAGAAGAAAGAATCTCTTTCAAGTGCGTTAGTGATTAAACAACATATCCTATGTAATCCTACAAGTGGGGTCTTGAGAGGGTTAGATATACCCAGATCTTATTTCTACCTTTGCGAGGTAAAgatgtttctgatagacccccGGCTCAAAAGAAGTGAAGTCAAAGCAGGATGAAAATAAACAATACATTGCACTCTAACACCACGTCAAAAGTCATCACATGACAAATAGCCAGAGACCAATACACAACTAGAGGTGGCAAATGAGCAGTAGGGTTAAATTTGAGCGGGTCAAAATGGATTAAGTAAATGAACAGGTCATAATCCAACCAGTACAAAATTTACTTGGGTCAATACGGGTTGGGTCAATATGTGTAAAATAACAGGTCAAAACCCAACCCGCCCAATATAACCCAAACTGACCAAATTATAATTTGTATAGTACTGACTACTGAGTACTGATGTGATACGGTGAAGGTCTTGTAAGTTAAATCCCAAATTTATGAAAAAACAAATTCAAGTATGAAAGCTCCATCTTCAACTCAAAAAGCACCATTAATTGATGCCGAAATTGAATATTACATCATAAATTGATTTCTGGTTATTTGAacgtataataattggataagTAATTTATAACTAACCAATTTACCAAAAACTGTGTTGGAGCACATTTAGAAACTGAGACTTAACAACAATAAAATgttagaattttaaaaaaaaagagtaacgTGTAAAGGGCCTTCGTAAAATTGTTATTATAAAAATGGACTCACTTGCAAAGAGCTTAAAAAGTACAATGTACTGACAAAGAATAAAGAAACAATTACAGAACAATACGTTTTCGAGTTATAATGACATATTTTGTagtataagaaaatattaatttatcaGGATATTTAAGGAAATTGTTGTTCAAATGGATATTGCTTTCTCATATAGGAACAATAAGCAAAGGAAACACGTATAATTCCAGATTGAAGCTAAAATATTTAGGCTTCACGGGTTGATAACTAATCCGTTGAGCAGCCCAAACTGACCCGCCCAAAAGATGGGTTGTTTCGTGTTCAACCTGTTGGGTCAACtcaacaaatgggtcatgacccaacccgtaAAAACACCGGACGGATTGGGTGGGTTTGTGTTGATTTTGCCACCCCTTAACACAAGTCTATAAGCATCcactttttcaagaaaataagcaattttttttgaaaatatctgTAATTTGGAGCTATTAGTTTAATGATTTACTGTCAAAAACTGCAATGTAATATATGTAGATTTTGCAATATGATCACAATGCTTTATTGATCTTGATCATCTTGGCCGAAGATAATGAGAAATCTAGGGCGGATTTTAGCAATACATAATCAAGTAAATACTTCATTTGTATTGGATCACCTTGCTATAAATGCATCCCAATCAAGTTAACAGAATTCACTATAAAAAGACATGGTCAAAGGCTTATTTTATATCACTTTCACATCAAAAGAAAATGGCCAACCTATtgttcatttttctcattttcttgtgTTACAAACCTAGCCACAAGCCAATCTCCCTTAGTGTCAAACTTTTGTAACAATGGAGTCAAAGACCCAAACTTTTGCTTAAAGGTTCTTGGATCAGATCCTCGTTCTAACGCAGCAAAAAAATGCTCATGATCTTGAAGGATTAACAATTGATTTGGGATCAAATATGGCCAAAACAGTAACTAATAAGTGTTCAGCACTGTTGCGAAGTGAAAAGGATCCAAATATTAAAGCTGCTTTGGGCTCTTGTACTGGAGCACATGGTTTGCTAAATTTGGATTTTGATAGCATAAGAGAAGCTGTTCAATCTGGAGGAAATATAGATAAACAAGGAGCAGATGCTAGAGTAGCTGTTTTAAAGTGCAACCATGACTTTGATGACAAGAAATTGACATCCCCTCTTGCAGATGACAATAATAATTTGTTGAATTTCATTCAGATTATCCTTGCCAATGCTGTGAATGGACATGATTAAGTTTTTACTTCATTATATTTCGAAGTTTAAAGTGCGGAATTTCACTAGAAATGTCTCATATGTAATATGATTCATCAAAATGTAACCCTCGCTAAGCATAATCTACCATATATAACTTTCATGACACCAAAATGTTTTCCGATTTTCCTAAGCAAGTACATGTAAATTCTTGCACCAGCCAATGGAATGAAACCAAGAAGAGcgccccccacccccacccccacaaccCAAAAAGAAACTAAGAATCTCTTTCAAGATGCAGTGTTTTCAACTTGAATCTGGAAAGGCAGCTCTTCATAACAAGTTTGCAAGTGATATAAACTGAAGAAGCCCCCATAATTCACAAAGCAACCTGAGAAAGCTACTGTACAAAAGACAGAATctatgcatatgcatatacaaatcCAAAAGCCTctgatatgtatataaattgcAGAAATCAGTACACCAGAGGTAAGAACCTAACAAAGGAAACTAATACACTGCAATGCTAAACAAATTAGTTGCATTTCTACAACAAAAGTGGTACACCGGGTAAAAGAGCTATATGACACTCGAAGTAACAAGGCATAGTGCAAGCATAAAATCCATAGGAAGCCAAATCATATTTATATTCGTAAATAGGTGATAAGATGCCATCAGCATACAACTGAGATATCAGTCTCCACACTCAAGATATGAGAATTCTATATTCTGTTCCTATGTTCAGATAATTAAGTACGACTATTGAGCATCCTTCCTTTTGGTCCTTCTATCTTTTCATCGAACATTACAGATGGGTTTCATTTTATGCTAGTCACAAGCTTAATGAGTAGTTTTTTCACCATATAGTTCCTAAAGCCCAAAAGGTTTAATATAGTACAACTGAAAACATTCCTTAAATAAAGTTCCTACTGACCCTAGATCCAAGTCTTCTCTTAGCTTTTATATAACCTAAGTGTTTTATAATGCTCAAGTTGAGTCAATCCCAACCTCAAGGTTTCATAAGCCGAGAAACAGGCATACCATCTCTTCTTCAATAATTTTTCTAACAAGTATAAGAAATTGCATCAGTGAATACAGAGGGATACTGCCTCCGCTATAGAATATGCACCAGCTAAttagaactaaaaaaaaatgtacaacAGTACCAGCTACTTGAAGCTTCACTAGAACAGGCAAAACCAATGCCTTGTAGTTCATATGATCTTAGCAGCTTAATTCTGAACTTACACTACATAGATCAATCCGTTTGGCTATCAGGTTAACATTCATTAGTTTTTTTAATCAAGTTGGTAAGCATTTCAGTATTTCCATACCAAACTGGAGAGAGATGAGATATCTCGAAAATACAGGATCGAACACTATTTTCCATTTCTTTGGAGAAAGGTAAAGAGACTTAATCTAGCAAGCATGTAAAATGCCGAACACACATATTTGTCACTATTTCAAGACTGATTAGACCATGTTAATTTACAGATAAgccaaagaaaaatataatgaacgAATCAGCACATCTAATGGCAGATCATGGTAGAGAAACTGGAACTTCACTGAAGCTACAGCTCACTATAGTTGCGCCAGACAGCTCGGAATTCTTCACGGAATGTATTGAGGCGAGCCTTCAGATTAGGACTCCTGAAGCTTGCATGAGCAAGCGTGgctgaagagagagagagagttttatTCAATCATAGCATAGAATTTGAACAGAATTTACAATTAGAAAGAGAGAACTCACCTAGAAGGCCTATACCAAAAGCCCAAAAGACGGTTAAGAGGCCACAGGAAACAAACCAGAGGAAGAAACTCACTGCATAATTTATCAACAATGAACAAGCAGAATTTCATAATTACAACTCCCAAAATTCAacaggaaagaaaaagaagagaaaggaagaTAGAAAGCGTAAAAAGAGAATAAACGCTTCCAGTACCTATAGAAAATACAAAGACAAAAATCCAACGAGGCCTTCCACAAATGAATATTGCTCTTTTAGTGGATGGACGCCCTCGAATAACCGGCCTGAACATTATCAAATATATGTCAGCAGCGATACAGCCTCAGTGTcctttaagaattcaaatgtACATGCGTACTCACGTGAGTGCAGGCCTCATTTTTGCAGCTAAATGAGGTGAAAACTGTCTGACAGTTCTTGTCACCTTTTCACTGAAGGTACCTGCAAAACTGCGGGAACAACCCTTGGCATAAAAGGAATAAAGTATGAAAGCCATTATCAAAATTTGATTCTTTAAtggaaaattttgtttttacttattaaagataatatattaatatattcaaGTATATCAAGAATGTGCTATGAAGTATTTACAGGAAAAATGTCATACGCATTATGTAATGAACTCAAAAAGTCTATCATGGCCTATGTGTCATATGTAATAGCCATGTTATACCACGAAAACAGTTCAGAGATACATCTGTACttacactttgtttggatgttCGTTACATATTGttcataatgtatcgtattATATCATATTGTGTTGTACTATATAGTactgtattgttttgatgaatacaaCATTTGGATAGATTGTATCGCTTCCCGTCGTTACATAATGTTAGACATCAACAATTTAAAGGATAAATTTTACAAGAAAAGTAGGGTATGGTGTAGAACTATCATAAATAGGTAGGATAAAGGATAAAAAATGATTATTAGACAATAAGTAaagacaaaatgagaaaaataaataaggtaaCGATGCGATAACACCAAATCGGTCGTTACTAGAATTGGGACTTTTCGTCATTATGTAACGATGGATTTAacgatacgatacaataaaattaaagtaacaattaaaacaaacattgtatttaaactaacaacacaatacaatacaatacaatacaatacaatacaatataatataagaggtaacaaccatccaaacaagctgaaTGTTAGGTGGAAAAAATTGTTTCACATGCATCGCTGAACAAACAGATACTTAACCAACAGAGAGTAAAACAGACAGTTGAGAGTTATTCTTCTAACTATTCATGCATCACCAGAAAAACTGAAACGTCAAAGCTAACacacttttccttcttgtccaGCCTAATATGaagcgcaaaaaaaaaattattgaacaTGAAAAAACTttcaaggaatccaagtgactTGCGTCATTTTCTCTCCATACGGAGGGCAGGGTACGCTAACGGGTAACAAATGAAAAATTGCATTTAGTTCACTATTGCATCCCTGCAACAGCAGGATTTATTTTCTCGTAATCATAACCAAGAGACATCCTGTTAAACATACTGCAGTTTTAAAGCCAAATAAGTCTCCAAGAAAATAACTCACAGAAGGAAAACTAATATTTAACCCTTTGATAAATAGGAGAATTTGGAAATTGTGTCCAAAGAACAGAACTTATAAGTACATAAATGCATAGGTTtagttcaaataaaaaaaatataacctgcACAAAAGCATAACAAAGAAGAGATGACCAAGAAGGAGAGAGCTGTCAAAGGTTTTTTCCTCACAGTCAAGATGATCCAGGTCCCATGTGTTAACAAAagtttagaaatcatttcattGTTTTGCACGACAAAACCAAGGTATTCCTTTATTGGGAAAAGgtccaaatttgcccctcgCCTATTGGCTTTCCTTAACTTTGCCCACCGATAGAAGTTGGTCACTGAAATACCCTCGTCGTTACCCTATATTTATCATATTTGCCTTTGTTTGCTAACTAAGCTCTTAATCGACCATTTAGTCCATGCTGGCTCTCTTTAAAGTTGCCATGTTTGCAGACCCATGGAAAAAACTACCCCCTTTACCCATTTAACCATGCCCCCTCCTTCACTTTGTTTACTCTACCCATTTACCCCCTCTTCCTCATCTTCAACCTGTCAGAAAATCGAAAGGCAAGGCAAAATGTAGGCAAATGCTACGTAAACTAAAACTCTGATGGCACAGAAAAACCTCACCACGGATAAAACAGCAATAAATAGAATACCTGTCATTTAGAAAAGCAATATTAAGCGCTGTCAAAAGCGCAGCAACAATTGCAAGTGGCCTCCTTAGAAACCCCAATGCTGCAATACAAAATGCACATAAATGTACTTGTGAGTTCCAAATAAACACTGTATCGctagaaaatcatatatataactCAATAAATTTTCCTTACCAAGAATAGCCACAATCATAATAAAGTAATTCGTCCTGTAACTGCAAAAAGAATAAGAACATTTTGAAAAGCAATTCAGAAAAACCTGACTCCCTAAAGCTTcttatcaaaaatataaagacttTCATCCATTAAATTTGCAGTTTTTCAACATGCATGCGAAACCTGTTACTTCTATTTCGCGCATTCAAAATTTAAGGGAAAATCACACTctgtctatttttgaaaatatttacactACGTAGCCCATACTTTGAGTTTGTTACCCaattatttgtgtataaacaactcttatacactattatacaaggttgatacattatgtataatgctttccccCAGGTATAATGTTGTACTCTCTCCGTCCATTTTTAGTTGTCATGTATTGACTTGACACACCTAATTATTACTAGTTCATCTAATAGAATGATGATTTTACTATATCATCCCTATTTATTACCAAGTCATCTAATGGTTAAAATCAATCAATATACTTTAAAAGTCGTGCAGCCACTAACaattcttgaagttttcaacTCAATAactaataataagggtaaaataggtatgaacTGATAAATGCTTtcctggacaagtaaaagtggaaaTCTAAATGGACGGAGGGGGTACaatattgtatattgggctatGTTAcgtaataattttcaaaaactgtatatttttgaaaaagttcCCCAAAATTAATTGCTATAGAAAGAAATTCCATCAGCCTGGAAAAATTCTTCGTAAATTATTGCAAGGTGATTAAAGTTTGTTTAAAAGGTAAATTGGAGAGTGAAATTAAGAAAAACGTACTAGTAGAGATTACACTTGAGGCGACTGTTCCATTTTGAATAAGATCTTGGGAAAGTAAACCTAGAGAAAAACTCAGAAAGTGGACGTGGTGGAGATGACCATTCTACTTCTCGTAGAGCCTCAATTAGATCCTCTGTACTCACATTTCCCCAATCCATATTAGGCGAAACCCTAGAATTGAAGTTTGGAAGCTTCTGGAAATTCCAGTGGTTCGAATCTTTTTGAGGGTGGTGACAACGAGGTTGTACGTCAAGTGGAATGATTGAGAGGAAAGTAAAAAGTGTATGGTGTGATTTTGGGtaacaaggaaaaaaaacaaaatgtcTGAGCCCGGATTCGAACCGGGGACCTCTAGTGTGTGAGACTAGCGTGATAACCGACTACACCACCCAGACACGTTTGCTGAGTGATCTCCGGTTTATTCTCATTATTTAAATATCAGATTTTTTTATTCCTTTCAACTCCATCCGAACAATGTattacaaacaacaacaacaacaaacccagtaTGATCGCACAAGCGTACCGAGTAGAGGACAGACGTGTatcttactttttatttttgtgggaCGTGTCAAGCTCGACAGATCCGCTAAGAAAAAGCACTGCACAATAATATCAAAAAGAGATAGCAAAataacaaaatacaaaaaaaaaatatggcaaCAGATAGTAATGCACATTTAGGAATAAGAGACTGCAGGATACTGATATATTACTAGTAAAAGGAAAAGAGGAGAGGAGGAGACCCGCCCCCTCTCTCCCCACACAGAAGTCAACAACACTTAGCTACATTCTACTCCTAATCTTGGACCTCTATACCTTCCTATTCGGGGTCATGTCCCGCACCAGCCAGTTTCTCGTCGTCCCGTCTAATTACCTCCTCCCAGTTcgtcttcggcctacctctatcTCTCCTATTTCCTGCTACCTCCAACCTCTTGCACTTCTTTACTGGTGCATCCTCACACCTCTTTTTTACATGCCCGAACCACCTAAGCCTCATTTCCCTCATCTTGTCTGCCACTGATGTCACTCCCACTTTGTTCCGTataacttcatttctaatcAAATCTCTCCGAGTATGCTCTCACATCCATCTAAGCATCCTCATCTCAACTCCTTTCATCTTCCTCGGGTGTGACATTTCGATCGACGACTCTTCCCAATACAACAATGCTGGTCTAACAATCACTCTGTAGAACTTTTCTTTAAGCCTTGGCGACGCCTTCTTAGCACACAAGACCACAGAGGCAAGCCTTTATTTCACCCACGCCACTCCAATGCAATGTGTGACATCGTCAATCTCCCCGTTTCGCTGTATTACGGACCCTAGATACTTGATATCAAcaatgtattattttatacaaaAGTTTCTACTTCAATTGTCTATCCCAACTCTTctaaccaaacaacccctacacTCTTCATTATCATTGTGAATGTAGGGCAATTTTATATTATAGAAATTTTAAACTATGATTGACATGATAATAGTGCTCAATCGACTATTTGATATGAGCTAATTCAAAATGTGGGGATGGGGAACCTGTCGCACGTGTATACTAATTTAATTTCCAATCTATTCTGTTATAAACGTTAATT contains:
- the LOC132049578 gene encoding PRA1 family protein A1-like: MDWGNVSTEDLIEALREVEWSSPPRPLSEFFSRFTFPRSYSKWNSRLKCNLYYYRTNYFIMIVAILALGFLRRPLAIVAALLTALNIAFLNDSFAGTFSEKVTRTVRQFSPHLAAKMRPALTPVIRGRPSTKRAIFICGRPRWIFVFVFSIVSFFLWFVSCGLLTVFWAFGIGLLATLAHASFRSPNLKARLNTFREEFRAVWRNYSEL